Sequence from the Orcinus orca chromosome 11, mOrcOrc1.1, whole genome shotgun sequence genome:
AAGTGGTAGGTAGGTTGTTCCTGGTTCCCTCTGTGTGTACGCAGAATGGGTCTGGGAAATTCTGGCCCTTGCCaggatggaggctaaacaactaATCCCCCAGGGTATGTTTCTAATGACACTTCTAGGACAAACTTCCCAGGACCATCTTTGTTTCAAGACCCTGAGATTGTTCTGGGAACTTCTGAAACTTCCCTGGGGCCCCCTTTGCTTgggagagaacacaggcaaatGAGTTAAGTGAGCAAAAGAAACTGTCAAAGTTTAAGCAAAGGTAAAGTGTAAAGGTAGTTATTTCTTGCACATGAGAATCTGATTTCTGTATCAATGAAAGATTTTAATTCCGAGAAAAATAGCATAAGTCTGGCTTGCTGGGAATATAGAAAGGAAGGGCTCAGATTAAGGGATGTGGCACGTTCATCAGGAAAGAGGTCTCCACAGTCTCCTGCCCTCCTGGCCTGGCCTTTCACTGTGGTGTCCGGCCTCTGGGAAGAACTTCTATGGGACACTAGTTCCACTTGGGCTGTCACTAGGTGACCAGGTATGGGACAGAGGAGCATCCAGTGACCCCCaactctcctccttcccttcgaCCTGTGAAAAAAGTGAAGATGACTGGGCACACACTCCAGTGTTGCCTGGTACAGCTCAACCTCGGTGGTCAGCCAGAAGCACCGGCTGTATGACAGAGGCCTGGCTAGAGACGTCACGATCAGCTTTCTTCGTGTCCCTGGTCCCTGGCGTCGGTGATGTTAGCACTTGTGCCTGTGTCCCAGAAGGAGCTCAGTTCTGCCCATATCAATCGATGCTTCTCACCGGTTTCAGATAAAACTTCCACCTAATAAATTGTATGTTAGCACTGAAGCCTGGATAAGCTCCTTGTGGTCTGGGAACCATTAGATGAAATAttcctccttctccctgcccTTGGCTGAGTTGCTCTCCATCTGGAGGACGGCGCCGGGCTCGCCTTCTGCAGGTTCATAGGTGACGTAGCTGCCTTTGTTCTTGTACAGGTAAAAGAAGATCAAGATCACGACTGAGAGCAGGGTGAGGAAGACCACTGTGATAACAACttggaaaggagagggaaaatgCAGAGATGTTTCAGGATTGAGGACGTCTCAGTAACTCACAAGGTCCCCTGCATTAGACGATTCCCTCACTCCTGGTGAGGGTCCTCCTGCTGAAGTTAACTAGCGTCCACTTCCAAATCCATATTCTCCCACCAAGCCTGACTTCCTCGGTACATGATATCTGGAGTCTCTTTGTGCTTAGGGACACAAGGCTTTTGGTTTCTGACAAAACTGAATTCCCTCTCAACTAGTTCCTGATGATTATGATAGAAACAGGAAGGAGGGAAACAGGAAATCGCTTATCCCAACAGGAAGGGTTTTAAAATTCatagcctcgggcttccctggtggtgcagtggttgagagtccacctgccgatgcaggggacacgggttcgtgccccggttcgggaggatcccacatgccgcagagcagctgggcccgtgagccatggccgctgagcctgcacgtcgggagcctgtgctccgcaacgggagaggccacaacagtgagcggcccgtgtaccgcaaaaaaaaaaaaaaaattcatagcatCATGTAGGGGTTTCTGATCCCTCCCATCCTCTTTCTCACCCACTCAACAAGCTGCACACATCCTTATCCCTACCCCCATACTCAACTGTAGTGCCCATATGCACTGCAGCTGTTTGTGGCCACCTCCCAACCTGTCATTTACTGGCAGTACCTCTACACGAAGCCTCTAAGAGTCTTTTAtaatcttgtgtgtgtgtttgtgtaataTAACTTGCATGCCAAAACGAGCCCATTAATGGATTTGGTCTCTAATCTGTGGTGCTTTCCCATGTAGGGAAAATCCTGGTCTATCACATTGTCTCTGGAGcaacagagcccctgagctcagAAGGTCCCTTGATTTGGCTCAGAGCCTGTTACCTGCAATGAGTGCTGTGCTGGCTTCAGCTTCTGGGGACAGGGCCTCAGTGGCCTGTAGGATTGGGGTGGCCATCAGTTCTTCTGGAAAATTTAGCAAAGTGGAAAAGGAAATGGGGTGAATTCTTTTGTTCTAAAACACATGTTTGTCCTTCAATTTCACTACCCCATACCCCACCTTCTTCCCTATTCAGACTTTTATCATTTAACTCCTATAGGACATCTGTATAGAAAAACCGGGAGAATAGAGGAGAAAACAAACCACCAGCAAAGACGATAAACATTTTGATGGATTTCTCTCTAACATAGTGGTTAAAGTATGGGCTCTAGAGCTGACTGACGAGGTTCCAATCTGAGCtcttttactagctgtgtgatcttcagAAAATTACCTAACCCCTCTGTGCATCAGCATCCTCATTTGGAAAATagagataatagtacctactttatagggttGTTGCGACATGTATTAAGTAATTCAATAAGGGTAAGCTATTATTAGGAATACATTTTTGCATAAATGAGATCAAatgataaatgtatatacatgtatatatcaatatatttatattatatgccACATGCATTTCTTCACTGTTTTTACAAACTCtttgtaaacattattttttaataatgaaataatgctccTTCCCTTATTGAAACCCTTTTCTACGCTTCCAGAGTAAGCCCTGCAATTTGAAAGGTTCTGAAATAAGGCCTCTCCTACCCTAAAATATATCCCATATCTCGTTCTGCTATCGGTCTATCTGTCCTTCACAGCCTGAAAGTCCCACTCCTAAAGTCACTACCCAGACTCCTAAGTGTTTCCAAAAGAAGTCAGGAAGCCTTCCGTTCTCTCCTAGTTAGCATTTTAGTGTAGGGGTTTGAAAACGTTAGTTACTGCAGGACAGAGGTATCCTGGGGAAAGCAGTCTGACTGACCCTAAAATCACCCACAGGAGGCATCTcagtattcattcaataaataataatagcagcacTCATTAACTCTCTACTCTCTGCCAGGTGTGTTCCAGGCACAGTGGGGGCAAGCGGAACAGACATGGTCTACCTTCCCCGAGCTCAGCCTCCACCACAGCAAGTTCACAGTTAAGAACTGTGATACGTATGGCAAAGGCAACATCTGGGAGCTTAGGAGGGCATGTGGCAGAGGGGCCTGAGCTAGTCTTCTGGCACGAACAGCCTCCCCAGGAAGCAGGATTTGAGCTGGGGGCCGAAGCAGGGGTAGGAGTTTACAGAGTGaaaggggcaggaggtggggcacattctaggcagagggaagagcctgGATCAAAGCTCCGAGATGAGAGGACccaaaggccagtgtggctggagcacagggcGTGCGCCTGACTCCTGTCTCTCGCCTGACACCTTCAGGATGCCATCCAGGACAAGGGAAATTCAGTCACTAGCGGTGGTCTGGTGAGCCTGGGAGCAGTGCCAAGAGGGGTCAGTGGTGTTGAAAGACCTTCTCACACAGGCCAGGGGAGGCCTGTTGAACCGTCCTGGTCTTGCCACAGGAAAAGCAGATGTGGGCTGCCTGGATCACCACCCCGCTCCCAGGGCCAGGCCAAACCGTTCTCCACTCTTTCTTTAGGAGCAGTGATACAGTCAGCTACTTTGTGGCTTCGGGCAAATGGTTACATCTCCcgattcatccatccattctcATCTGTAACCAGTAGGAACTATATTAACCAACTCTGCAGGGCTATTGCAAAGGCTAAATGAGAAAACGTGCAGGCAAGCATCATTAAAAGGGAAAGCCGCtctaggtttgaatcctgccCCAGCATAGTCCTAGGTAACTTTGAGGAAGTTACCaaacctctccgagcctcagtttctctcccaTGCGTAAAACAGGAGCGTGGTAGGCAGCTTCTAAGATGAATCCCAATGATTCCCACCCCCTGGTGTTTACATCCTTGCGTAAGCCCCTCTCCCCGTGTGTCGGCTGGACCCAGTGACTAGGTTCTAACAAACAGAATACAGCCAAAGGGATGGgctgtcacttctgagattataCTGTGACTTCCATCAAAGACAAGGCCTGAAGTTTATCCACCTGCTCACTGCTTCAGACTGCTGCCCCTCACCATGCAGGCTTTCCTCCCCCCAATGTCCTGGGGCTGCACACCATCTTCCCACCATTGATCTAGAGTTCTACACAGCTGCTCTCAGTTTtgtctttcttaaacatttgaGAACTTAAGATACACAAAGCACCGAGAAGAATAATGTATGTACAGAAGCTTCAATAGAAAGATGAGTAAGATTCGGTTCAATCGATCAACAAGAATTTAGTTTGCACCTACCACGTGCCAGGGGCACTGTCATAGATGCTGGGCAAGCAGCAGTGATGAGGCTCACCAAGGACCCAACCATGGAGCTGAATTTTAGTGAGGCTTCAGAGAACAGATATGTATGAGTCCTCGGAAAGGGAATCCAGGAGGGTAGATGATTCCTAGTTGGGAAATTCTGCAAATAATCCCAATTATAACAGCTGCCATTTGCTAAGTCCCTGCTTTGTGCTGGGCATTTCGTATACATAATTATTAATCCTTAGAATACCAACCACTTCACAGCAGGTGTTTTTATTTGCCCATGTGGACCCTGAGGCCCGGGAAGAGTTAAGTGACATCCCTCGTATTACACATGAAGGAACAGTGGATGCAGCCAAGATCTGAATCCAGGACTAGCCCCTCCAAAGTCCAAGGTATTTATACTAAGCCTTCCTaccactgtcttttttttccaaTAGGGAAAACGAGGAAAAGGTAACAAAAGATAACTAGGAGGCAGCACAACGAGCTTTCCAAAAGTGTGAGGTTTTAAAAGATACGGACAGTTGCGGAAGAAACACCATAGGAGCACAATCAAATACAGACCGTCG
This genomic interval carries:
- the SMAGP gene encoding small cell adhesion glycoprotein; translated protein: MTSLPTTPSPGEELMATPILQATEALSPEAEASTALIAVVITVVFLTLLSVVILIFFYLYKNKGSYVTYEPAEGEPGAVLQMESNSAKGREKEEYFI